A stretch of DNA from Salmo trutta chromosome 12, fSalTru1.1, whole genome shotgun sequence:
ttctctccttccccttcctccctccctccctccccctcccctccccctccccctccctccaccctgaggTGGAGGTTATAAGTACCTGTACTCTTGGTAGTCCTCCCCCACTCGGACTCAGACCTAGAGCAGCACATGGAGACGACCACCCACTGTATTCAGATTACACAGAGAGAAGACAAAGAACCTCTACGCCACATAGAGATAGAGGAGACACAGACGAAAACAAAAGGCCATCCAGtttcactcagacacacagacaaacagagaaaccAACGCCAACCGGATCCAATATGGTGTCAGCTGGGTTACAGATGCTGGGCACGGCCCTGGGAGTCATAGGCTGGATCGGGACTATCATCGTATGCGCCATGCCCATGTGGAGGGTCTCCGCCTTCATTGACAGTAACATCATCACCTCTCAGGTCATCTGGGATGGTATCTGGATGAGCTGCGTGGTCCAGAGCACGGGCCAGATGCAGTGTAAGATCTATGACTCCATGTTGGCCCTGCCCCAGGACCTTCAGGTTGCCAGAGCCATGATTGTCATCGCCATCCTCTCCGGCATCATCGCCATCCTATTGGCTGTAGCTGGGGGAAAGTGCACCAACTGCGTGGAGGACGAGGCGTCCAAGGCTAAAGTGGGCGTGACGTCTGGGGTGGTGTTCATCATTGCCGGGGTTCTGTGTCTGATCCCTGTCTGCTGGACGGCCCACAGCATCATCCAGGACTTCTACAACCCGCACCTGATAAGCGCTAAGAAGAGGGAGCTGGGGGGCGCGCTCTACGTGGGCTGGGGGGCAGCTGCCCTGCTGCTGATTGGAGGAGGCCTGCTCTGCTTCAACTGCCCCGAGAAGGACAAAGGATCGTACACCGCCAGGTACAACAAGTCCCCTCGCTCCGAGACCTTGGGACCAGCCTCTGGAAAAGACTACGTctgagaaaggaagagagggagagagagaagaatggaagaacaggaatggaagagaagAGAGCGAGGTCTGTCTGCCAtgagagactgtctgtctgtagctgagATCCAGTTGTGTATATATGGACTCTATTCTATGGTCACTATGGTGCTGCTGTATTAGGAAGGTTTGATAATGAGGATATTTGAAGGTGATGAGCAAAGAGGAAGACTACAGTGACTAAAGATTTCATGGAAGTTACAGTTGAAAGTGAACCACAGCTGAAGCTAGGTATAAAATATACTTTAGAACAAGAGGATTCTATCCCATAAGTCTTTGCATAAATATTGTCCTAACCTGTATATTTTTGACTTAACTTTGTAGAAGGAACTGAATTCCTTAAAAACAACCCCATGCAGTCTGCAACATTGTCCTGGGCTGGtttggctgggtgtgtgtgtgtgtgtgtgtgtgtgtgtgtgtgtgtgtgtgtgtgtgtgtgtgtgtgtacatgttattGTTAATATTGTCATGTGTAGCTTTTCTTAAAGTGTATGAGTTACAGTATATAGTTCTGAAACTGTAAATAAATATTTTCCCTATGTATTTGAATGTATGTTTTGATGTCATTTCATCAACACCATTTTCAACATGAGAAGTATTTCAGCCCTTTATTTCTATCAGATGCAATAACTGCAATAACTTTCATTCAACTAAATAGCAACTAAATATTAAACTATGTCCATAAAACAAAATATTTCTCAGGTATTTTTCCCTGCAGTTGTACTATCTAAGGGGGGAATTTCTACCCTAGtcagactattctctctgctacagcacggcaagcggtaccggagcgccaagtctaggtccaaaaggctacttaacagcttctacccccaagccataagactgctgaacagctaatcaaatgaccacccagactgtttgcattgaccctgctgctactcgctgttaattatctatgcatagtcagaATTGTTTTACATGtacgtattacctcaattaccactactaacctgtacccctgcacattgactcggtacaggtacccactgtatatagcctcgttattgttattttattgttgttcttttaataattatatttttaaaaatttactttagtatatttagtaaatattttcttaactctatttcttgaactgcattgttggttaagggtttgtcagtaagcatttcacagtattactttcctgttgtattcggcgcatgtgacaaatacaatttgatttgatttgagttaagCACTTGTAAATTGAACGTCCCACTGGGCatagacatcagttcaacatctagttttgatttacaattggttgagttgtcaactaacgtaaaATCCATGTGAAattaacaacaaaacatttcactataTCATTAGATTTAGGTTCAAAGTTGGGTTCAAAAACAACTAAATGCCCTTATGTTGAGGACTTTTtgtaaatccaatcagttttccacattgattcaatgtcatcacatagattttattgattgaaatgaggtggaaacaacattgattcaaccagtttttgcccagtgtgGTAATTACATTTTTATGCAAGTATGCACGTTTCTCTCCGCACGTATTCGGACCTTGAACTTAGCATGCCATTCACCCGCTATTcgtttggggtggagatcaaaTAAATGAAGGTCTGGCGGCGGTGTGTATACAGATATtttgaccttgacttaattccctcataattccaccacctttacggGCGATGAAACGATGAATAAGGTCGAGCATCCTGTCGGTTCCAAGTGGAACGACATGtactttatttatttcagatAAAAGTAACACCATTCtacatgcactgtaatttacaaattgataagtgctattgataagagctattgataagagcttttgataagagctaggtaaatgagaaATCAATTGTTTTAGATATATTTGACCTTACGATCACTGGAGACCAATGTGAAACCTGTCATacggcagcaaactgaagcatatcaacatatcaccttttccacagtgaagtttatgaaatgctggccTTATAACTTGAAGGGATGAAATTTGAAGACCCAAACTATAGGCTTCTGTAGCAATGACAGTACAGCGCCAAACCTACCGAGTTGGTTTATGATTTCTAGAATGTTTTCATTATTTATATGCCCTGACTGTTCactgtatttaaaaatatatatcagTAGCCACCAtcagtttttattttatataactaggcaagtcagttaagaacaaattctcatttacaatgacagcctaggaacagtggttaactgtcttgttcatgggtagaatgacagatttttaccttgccagctcggggattcgatctagcaacctttcggttactggcccaatgtcaaaccactaggctacctgccattacacccacagttatttataactgtcactttagtgttagtttccttacatttataactgtcactttagtgttagtttcctcacatttataactgtcactttagtgttagtttccttacatttataactgtcactttagtgttagtttccttacattcataactgtcactttagtgttagtttccttacatttataactgtcactttagtgtttcctcacatttataactgtcactttagtgttagtttccttacatttataactgtcactttagtgttagtttccatacatttataactgtcactttagtgttagtttccttacatttataactgtcactttagtgttagtttccttacatttataactgtcacttaaatgtttccttacatttataactgtcactttagtgttagtttcctcacatttataactgtcactttagtgtttccttacatttataactgtcactttagtgtttccttacatttataactgtcactttagtgttagtttcctcacatttataactgtcactttagtgttagtttcctcacatttataactgtcactttagtgtttcctcacatttataactgtcacttaagtgtttccttacatttataactgtcactttagtgtttccttacatttataactgtcactttagtgtttcttacatttataactgtcactttagtgttagtttccttacatttataactgtcactttagtgtttccttacatttataactgtcactttagtgttagtttcctcacatttataactgtcactttagtgttagtttccttacatttataactgtcactttagtgttagtttccttacatttataactgtcactttagtgttagtttccttacatttataaatgtcactttagtgtttccttacatttataactgtcactttagtgttagtttcctcacatttataactgtcactttagtgttagtttcctcacatttataactgtcactttagtgtttcctcacatttataactgtcactttagtgttagtttccttacatttataactgtcactttagtgtttccttacatttataactgtcactttagtgttagtttcctcacatttataactgtcactttagtgttagtttccttatatttataactgtcactttagtgttagtttccttacatttataactgtcactttagtgttagtttcctcacatttataactgtcactttagtgttagtttccttacatttataactgtcactttagtgttagtttccttacatttataactgtcactttagtgtttccttacatttataactgtcactttagtgttagtttccatacatttataactgtcactttagtgttagtttcctcacatttataactgtcactttagtgttagtttccttatatttataactgtcactttagtgttagtttcctcacatttataactgtcactttagtgttagtttccttatatttataactgtcactttagtgttagtttccttacatttataactgtcactttagtgttagtttcctcacatttataactgtcactttagtgttagtttccttacatttataactgtcactttagtgttagtttccttacatttataactgtcactttagtgtttccttacatttataactgtcactttagtgttagtttccatacatttataactgtcactttagtgttagtttcctcacatttataactgtcactttagtgtttcctcacatttataactgtcactttagtgattcctcacatttataactgtcactttagtgtttccttacatttataactgtcactttagtgttagtttcctcacatttataactgtcactttagtgtttccttACATTTGTAACTGTCACTTtggtgttagtttccttacatttagaactgtcactttagtgttagcttcctcacatttataactgtctctttagtgtttccttacatttataactgtcactttagtgttagtttccttacatttataactgtcactttagtgttagtttccttacatttataactgtcactttagtgttagcttcctcacatttataactgtctctttagtgtttcctcacatttataactgtcactttagtgttagtttccttacatttataactgtcacttgtgttagtttccttacatttataactgtcactttagtgttagtttcctcacatttattactgtcactttagtgtttccttacatttataactgtcactttagtgtttccttacatttataactgtcactttagtgttagtttccttacatttataactgtcactttagtgtttcctcacatttataactgtcactttagtgttagtttccatacatttataactgtcactttagtgttagtttccttacatttataactgtcactttagtgttagtttcctcacatttataactgtctctttagtgtttcctcacatttataactgtcactttagtgttagtttccttacatttataactgtcactttagtgttagtttccttacatttttaactgtcactttagtgtttccttacatttataactgtcactttagtgttagtttccatacatttataactgtcactttagtgttagtttccttacatttataactgtcactttagtgttagtttccttacatttataactgtcactttagtgttagtttccttacatttataactgtcactttagtgttagtttccttacatttataactgtcactttagtgttagtttccatacatttataactgtcactttagtgttagtttccttacatttataactgtcactttagtgtttcctcacatttataactgtcactttagtgtttcctcacatttataactgtcactttagtgttagtttccttacatttataactgtcactttagtgtttcctcacatttataactgtcactttagtgttagtttccatacatttataactgtcactttagtgttagtttccttacatttataactgtcactttagtgttagtttccatacatttataactgtcactttagtgtttcctcacatttataactgtcactttagtgttagtttccttacatttataactgtcactttagtgtttccttacatttataactgtcactttagtgtttcctcacatttataactgtcactttagtgttagtttccttacattttgcATCACTCCATTACATAATTAGTTTACCTTTCTTTGCTCTGTCTCGTTCTTCTGGTTGTTCCTCAGCATCGCTAgcaatagtggatcatattaggctaacgtaTTACAATTTGTGAATAATTTGGGACATGCAGCCTATTTTAGTCATTATGGAACCCATACGTAGCTGTTTTAAACCTGGATTCTGGCACACGGTTTAAGACCACAGGACCGTTTTTATCACAGCTCCATGATTAGTGAAGATTATTATGATAGATTTATAGGACTACTATTTaacccctattgtacactttctcaccttccaatatttcatggaCTGAACAATTGAATTTGGCAACTTCCAGGATGTATCAAACCACTGTACAACAATATATGTTGTACATAAAAGTTCTACAAaccattttttaaattataattCAAAATTACTTTCCTAacactaaataataatatacaagatcagagtattttaaaatctaccaattggtgcggAAACTGAGATGTGTATTTGCATGGTTTTCTTTCATTGATCTCTAATATTCTGAACGGTCTCTCCATATAGTCTAGTGCAGTGGTCAGCAACCGGTCGATCGACTGGTcaatcgccaaacatttctgtaaaaaacccaacgataaagccttgtgttcctatatatttttttaattattagtCTCGGGCTGTTGGTGGTAGATGCAGTCAATTCAGCTGTCCTGCGCGCCGGATAGGCAAACTGTTGTCATTTCGTGTGTCTGAAGGaacaaactctgccttcccggtGGGCCCGGGGAGGAAATCAAGTGTACTATAagtctaccgctggccaatcagattgctCAGATGACCGAGTCTGCAGTAACGTAGTTGGCATGAAAGACAGCTACAGTAAAGTTcgtactgtgagatttcaaaatgtttaaaaccatgactagagagagactgtcaatgaatacagcaaagagttgctgtttttatgagtgagttaagttcttactcagcactgtcaacactttgtattcaacacttttataagtcATAAAATGcgcgttcttcctatttccactcagcgctacaacaagcgtgtccctttttggtctgtgtcagtggaggaaagggagagcggagggatgttgagagacgGACCATCAGATGCAGACATCATCAAcccaataaaataaaaagcaaattatttaaatgtGTGCTAACTCAGCTGTTCCTCacaaccatttttttttaactaaacaagtcagttaagaacaaattcttatttacaatgatggcggCTACCTGCCGCTTAGtggatctattaccggtgtgatcatatagcctacctcaaattttgTAATATCATTTTTGTTAAGTcccgaacaacaatgcattggcgggtaaattcaagcaaagccagtatgtggtgataatgtattgggcctatagcttactgcagtaacctcattgctacagtaatgtttttaattggttaatgttgcataggcttacattttttaaagtcatgttaataaaaaaaaatctgaggtaGATCTCAgcatgcattttgactcagaaaaggttggtgaccaatGTTCTAGTGAGTCTGTCGAGATAATTCAAGTTAAAAAGGTACACCGAATTTAAGTGGATGGCTTTTGATAAATGTACTGTAAACCCGATTGAATGAAACTCCACAAGAAAATGTGTTGGCCACCGAGGGTTTGCAGCAGTTTAATATCATTTATTCAGTGTGTGCAAGGGAACCACGCCTGGAAAGCCTGTTACGCATAAGGTAattctgaataccaactactgagaagtgcgtaggaaaggcgtgTGTAGGAAAGCCAtacatttcctaagtctgaatcaGGCCCTAAATTACTGGCTAttagtttttatttcacctttatttaaccaggtaggttagttgagaacaagttctcatttgcaactgcgacctggccaagataaagcaaagcagttcaacacatacaacaatagagttacacatgaaataaacaaacatacaatcaataatacagtagaaaaatctatatacagcatgtgtaaatgaggtaggataagagagataaggcaataaataggctatggtggcaaatgaattacaatatagcaattaaacactggaatggttgtTACGTTCGTTGATGGAattggaccaaagtgcagcgtggtaggcaaacattttacttttatttaaaattaacgccgacaaaacaacaaaatacaaaacgaacgtaaagttctgcaggctacacagcaactttacaaaaacaagatcccacaaacaaaggtgggaaaaaggctgcctaagtatgatccccaatcagaggcaatgatagaaagctgcctctgattgggaaccatacccggcaaacaaagaaatagaaaaactagaatgcccacccaaatcacaccctgacctaaccaaatagagaaataaaaaggctctctaaggtcagggcgtgacaatggtaggatgtgcagaagatgaatgtgcaagttgagatactggggtgcaaaggagcaagataaataaataaatacagtatggggatgagatagattggatgggctatttacagatgagctatgtacaggtgcagtgatctgtaagctgctctgacagctggtgcttaaagctagtgagggaggtaagagtctccagcttcagttatAACCTAAGATAAGTTGCTTTGCATGGTATAAACAAGATATTACCGCCAGAGAGTGccgcctcgcttctagtccttaggaaactttgcagtatttcgtttttttatgtattatttcttacattgttagcccagaaaatcttaagtgttattacatacagccgggaagaactattggatatcagagcgacgtcaacttaccagtactacgaccaggaatacaactatTTTCCGGATCCTTCGTCCAAACCACCCAGGGCATCTGAACtgctgattccagaggctgacccaaaacaacatcGCCGCAGAAGAGGTAGACAGAATggccttctggtcagacttcggcGGCGCACCcccccaccgcttccgagtatgtTACTCggtaatgtccagtctctagataacaaggtagacaaaataaGGGCAAGGGTTgttttccagagagacatcagggattgtaacatactctgtttcacagaaacatggctctctcgggatatgctgtTGGAGTCAGTACAGCCACCAGGATTCTTGTGCGTCGAACCGACAGAattaaacatctctccgggaagaaaaaggatgggggtgtatgtttcacgATTAACGACTAATGGTGtagtaattgtaacaacatacaggaactcaagtccttttgttcacctgaactagaattcctcacaatcaaatgctgatcgtttttatctcccaagagaattctcgttggttattgtcacagccatgtatatcccccctTAAGCCGATatcacgacggccctcaaggaactttactggactttatgcaaactggaaaccatatatcctgaggctgtattattgtagctggggattttaacaaagcaaatttgagaacaaggctacctaaattctatcagcatattaatTGTAGCACGCGTGCTGGCAAAactctggatcactgctactctaacttctgcgatgcgTACAAGgccctctcccaccctcccttcggcaaatctgaccacaaatctattttgctcctcccttcctataggcagaaactcaaacaggatgtacccgtgacgAGGACTCTTcaaagctggtctgaccaatcggaatccacgcttcaagattgttttgatcacgcggactgggtaGCCTCAGAATAATATGTATTTATAtgctgagtttataaggaagtgcataggagatgttgtacccactgtcactattaaaacctaccctaaccagaaaccgtggatagatggcagcatttacgcaaaactgaaagtgcgaacaaCCGAATATAACCAAGGAAAGTTGACTGGGAATATGACCGaatacagtgtagttattccctccgcaagacaatcaaacaagtgaaaggTCAATATAGAGATAAAGTGGAGttacaattcaacggctcagacacgagacatatgtggcagggtctacagacaatcacagactacaaaaagaataCCAGCCACTTCACgaacaccgacgtcttgcttccagacaaacttaacaccttctttgcccgctttgaggataatactttgccaccgacgcggcccgctaccaaggactgtgggctctccttctccgtggccgacgtgagtaagacattaacccttgcaaggctgccgaccaagacggcatccctagccgcgtcctgagagcatgcgcaaaccagctggctggtgtgtttacggacatattcaatctctccctatcccagtctgatgtccccacatgcttcaagatggccaccattgttcctgtacccaagaaggcaaaggtatctgaactaaatgactatcaccccatagcactcacttctgtcatcatgaagtgctttgagagactaatcaAAGATAGAATCACCTCCACCatacctcaggaggctgaagaaatgtggcttgtgacctaaaaccctcacaaacttttacaagtgcacaattaagagcatcctgtcgggctgcatcaccgcctggcacggcaactgcaccacacataaccgcagggctctccagagggtggtgcggtctgcacaacacatcaccgggggcaaactacttgccctccaggaaacctacagcacccgatgtcttaggaaggccaaaaagatcatcaaggacaacaaccacccgagccactgcctgttcaccccgctaccatccaggaggcgaggtcagtacaggtgcatcaaagctgggactgagagactgaaaaatagcttctatctcaaggccatcagactgctaaatagccatcactaacacagtgaggctgctgcctacatacagacttgaaatcattggccactttaataaatagatcactagtcactttaataatgccactttaataatgtttacatatcttgcattacttatatcatatatatactgtattttat
This window harbors:
- the LOC115204558 gene encoding claudin-4-like, whose translation is MVSAGLQMLGTALGVIGWIGTIIVCAMPMWRVSAFIDSNIITSQVIWDGIWMSCVVQSTGQMQCKIYDSMLALPQDLQVARAMIVIAILSGIIAILLAVAGGKCTNCVEDEASKAKVGVTSGVVFIIAGVLCLIPVCWTAHSIIQDFYNPHLISAKKRELGGALYVGWGAAALLLIGGGLLCFNCPEKDKGSYTARYNKSPRSETLGPASGKDYV